One part of the Nymphaea colorata isolate Beijing-Zhang1983 chromosome 8, ASM883128v2, whole genome shotgun sequence genome encodes these proteins:
- the LOC116258860 gene encoding mitogen-activated protein kinase 9-like isoform X2 gives MLDTEFFTEYGEANRYQILEVIGKGSYGVVASAIDTHTGERVAIKKINDVFEHVSDATRILREIKLLRLLRHPDIVEIKHIMLPPSRREFRDIYVVFELMESDLHQVIKANDDLTPEHFQFFLYQLLRALKYIHTANVFHRDLKPKNILANADCKLKICDFGLARVSFNDAPSAIFWTDYVATRWYRAPELCGSFFSKYTPAIDIWSIGCIFAEMLSGKPLFPGKNVVHQLDLMTDLLGTPSAESIARIRNEKARRYLCNMRKKPPIPFTKKFPSADPLALRLLERLLAFDPKYRPTAEEALADPYFQGLANVEREPSTQPISKLEFEFERRKLGKDDVRELIYREILEYHPQMLQEYLRGGEQTSFMYPSGVDRFKRQFAHLEEHYGKGERSTPLLRQHASLPRERVCVPIEDDSKEDNEMERRTTESVATTLESPPGANQGECVGGAVANSLTKSTCSARKSLLKSASISASKCVSVKPKPEPEEEAIAENMDEIVDSLKEKMSAMYAGYVHP, from the exons ATGCTAGACACAGAGTTCTTTACAGAGTATGGCGAGGCAAACCGCTACCAAATATTGGAGGTTATCGGCAAGGGAAGCTATGGCGTTGTGGCATCTGCAATTGATACCCATACTGGGGAAAGGGTagctataaaaaaaataaatgatgttTTCGAGCATGTCTCTGATGCAACCCGCATTCTACGTGAAATCAAGCTCCTTCGGTTGCTTCGTCATCCTGATATTGTCGAAATAAAGCATATTATGCTTCCCCCATCTCGGAGGGAGTTCAGAGACATCTATGTGGTGTTTGAGTTGATGGAATCTGATCTGCACCAAGTGATCAAGGCTAATGATGATCTTACACCtgaacattttcaatttttcctgTACCAACTTCTTCGTGCACTGAAATATATTCATACAG CCAATGTGTTCCATCGGGATTTAAAACCAAAGAATATACTTGCCAATGCTGACTGCAAACTAAAGATTTGTGATTTTGGTCTGGCTCGTGTGTCATTTAATGACGCCCCTTCAGCTATTTTCTGGACT GATTATGTTGCGACCAGATGGTATCGTGCTCCTGAACTTTGTGGTTCATTTTTCTCCAAA TATACCCCTGCGATTGATATATGGAGCATAGGATGCATATTTGCAGAAATGCTCTCAGGGAAACCACTATTTCCTGGAAAGAATGTTGTACATCAGTTAGATCTTATGACTGATCTACTTGGCACCCCATCTGCAGAATCGATTGCTAGG ATTcgaaatgagaaagcaagaagaTACTTGTGCAACATGAGAAAAAAACCACCAATTCCTTTCACAAAAAAGTTTCCTAGTGCTGATCCTTTGGCTCTTCGCTTACTTGAGCGTTTGCTTGCCTTTGATCCCAAGTACCGACCAACAGCTGAAGAG GCATTGGCAGATCCATATTTCCAAGGTTTGGCAAATGTGGAACGTGAACCTTCAACACAACCAATTTCTAAGcttgagtttgaatttgaaaGAAGAAAGCTGGGAAAAGATGATGTTAGAGAATTAATTTATCGAGAG ATCCTAGAGTATCATCCGCAGATGCTTCAGGAGTATCTTCGTGGCGGGGAGCAGACTAGTTTTATGTATCCAAG TGGAGTGGATCGATTCAAGAGGCAATTTGCACATCTGGAGGAGCATTATGGGAAGGGTGAAAGAAGCACTCCACTACTTAGGCAGCATGCCTCATTGCCTCG AGAGCGAGTATGTGTTCCCATAGAAGACGATTCCAAAGAAGACAATGAAATGGAAAGGCGTACTACTGAATCTGTTGCCACGACTCTTGAGAGCCCTCCAGGTGCAAATCAAGGGGAATGCGTTGGAGGGGCAGTAGCGAATTCCTTGACAAAATCAACCTGCAGTGCAAGAAAGAGCTTGTTGAAGAGTGCTAGCATCAGCGCATCAAAGTGTGTCAGTGTAAAGCCTAAGCCAGAACCAGAG GAGGAAGCCATTGCTGAGAACATGGATGAAATTGTCGACTCtctgaaagagaaaatgtcagcaatgTATGCGGGCTATGTTCATCCCTGA
- the LOC116258860 gene encoding mitogen-activated protein kinase 9-like isoform X1: protein MEVPLLDSLRRWLQRRMSHRTDDPHSRPHDARSLKVVRVSKRSRMPEIDSHQKKSMLDTEFFTEYGEANRYQILEVIGKGSYGVVASAIDTHTGERVAIKKINDVFEHVSDATRILREIKLLRLLRHPDIVEIKHIMLPPSRREFRDIYVVFELMESDLHQVIKANDDLTPEHFQFFLYQLLRALKYIHTANVFHRDLKPKNILANADCKLKICDFGLARVSFNDAPSAIFWTDYVATRWYRAPELCGSFFSKYTPAIDIWSIGCIFAEMLSGKPLFPGKNVVHQLDLMTDLLGTPSAESIARIRNEKARRYLCNMRKKPPIPFTKKFPSADPLALRLLERLLAFDPKYRPTAEEALADPYFQGLANVEREPSTQPISKLEFEFERRKLGKDDVRELIYREILEYHPQMLQEYLRGGEQTSFMYPSGVDRFKRQFAHLEEHYGKGERSTPLLRQHASLPRERVCVPIEDDSKEDNEMERRTTESVATTLESPPGANQGECVGGAVANSLTKSTCSARKSLLKSASISASKCVSVKPKPEPEEEAIAENMDEIVDSLKEKMSAMYAGYVHP from the exons ATGGAAGTGCCGCTACTGGACAGCCTTCGACGGTGGTTGCAGCGACGCATGAGTCACAGGACCGACGATCCTCACTCGCGACCGCACGACGCTCGCTCCCTTAAGGTCGTCCGCGTATCCAAGCGATCCAGAATGCCAGAGATCGACTCCCATCAGAAAAAG AGCATGCTAGACACAGAGTTCTTTACAGAGTATGGCGAGGCAAACCGCTACCAAATATTGGAGGTTATCGGCAAGGGAAGCTATGGCGTTGTGGCATCTGCAATTGATACCCATACTGGGGAAAGGGTagctataaaaaaaataaatgatgttTTCGAGCATGTCTCTGATGCAACCCGCATTCTACGTGAAATCAAGCTCCTTCGGTTGCTTCGTCATCCTGATATTGTCGAAATAAAGCATATTATGCTTCCCCCATCTCGGAGGGAGTTCAGAGACATCTATGTGGTGTTTGAGTTGATGGAATCTGATCTGCACCAAGTGATCAAGGCTAATGATGATCTTACACCtgaacattttcaatttttcctgTACCAACTTCTTCGTGCACTGAAATATATTCATACAG CCAATGTGTTCCATCGGGATTTAAAACCAAAGAATATACTTGCCAATGCTGACTGCAAACTAAAGATTTGTGATTTTGGTCTGGCTCGTGTGTCATTTAATGACGCCCCTTCAGCTATTTTCTGGACT GATTATGTTGCGACCAGATGGTATCGTGCTCCTGAACTTTGTGGTTCATTTTTCTCCAAA TATACCCCTGCGATTGATATATGGAGCATAGGATGCATATTTGCAGAAATGCTCTCAGGGAAACCACTATTTCCTGGAAAGAATGTTGTACATCAGTTAGATCTTATGACTGATCTACTTGGCACCCCATCTGCAGAATCGATTGCTAGG ATTcgaaatgagaaagcaagaagaTACTTGTGCAACATGAGAAAAAAACCACCAATTCCTTTCACAAAAAAGTTTCCTAGTGCTGATCCTTTGGCTCTTCGCTTACTTGAGCGTTTGCTTGCCTTTGATCCCAAGTACCGACCAACAGCTGAAGAG GCATTGGCAGATCCATATTTCCAAGGTTTGGCAAATGTGGAACGTGAACCTTCAACACAACCAATTTCTAAGcttgagtttgaatttgaaaGAAGAAAGCTGGGAAAAGATGATGTTAGAGAATTAATTTATCGAGAG ATCCTAGAGTATCATCCGCAGATGCTTCAGGAGTATCTTCGTGGCGGGGAGCAGACTAGTTTTATGTATCCAAG TGGAGTGGATCGATTCAAGAGGCAATTTGCACATCTGGAGGAGCATTATGGGAAGGGTGAAAGAAGCACTCCACTACTTAGGCAGCATGCCTCATTGCCTCG AGAGCGAGTATGTGTTCCCATAGAAGACGATTCCAAAGAAGACAATGAAATGGAAAGGCGTACTACTGAATCTGTTGCCACGACTCTTGAGAGCCCTCCAGGTGCAAATCAAGGGGAATGCGTTGGAGGGGCAGTAGCGAATTCCTTGACAAAATCAACCTGCAGTGCAAGAAAGAGCTTGTTGAAGAGTGCTAGCATCAGCGCATCAAAGTGTGTCAGTGTAAAGCCTAAGCCAGAACCAGAG GAGGAAGCCATTGCTGAGAACATGGATGAAATTGTCGACTCtctgaaagagaaaatgtcagcaatgTATGCGGGCTATGTTCATCCCTGA